In Cryptomeria japonica chromosome 1, Sugi_1.0, whole genome shotgun sequence, the sequence ATGGATAGATAGAAATAGAGATAGGGAAAAAGAAACATGTAGTGTGTGTATATGTGTTAGAGAGAGGAGTTCAATAGAGATATATAAAAAGAGGAAGTGATGCAGAAatagggagagatagggatagaaaagGGGAGAGAGGGATATATGGGgatatagagaggaagagataagTATAGAAAGGAGAGATAGAATAGAtgtaacttgcaaaataaaaagggggtgagagagaggaagaaatagaaggagagagaaagagggagagagagaaacaaagagagaaagATGGCAACAATGAGagtgagagatatagagagatagaaagataaatatataggaAGTCTAGTAGAAGAGATGAAGGGAGAGGAGTGTATAAGCGAGAGATAgaggatagggagggagaaatagggagtgcACATctatgtgagtgagagagatatagagatagagatatggagatagatataaagagggagaaatatatatataaatagatagagagggggagaaatatttatatatatatatatatatacatgctacCTTAAGCATAAGTCACCAAGGACACATGCTAGCCgtaaattattggcatgaaatgagtaatctCTTTCTTGctatctaattttaaaattaaaatttattttacaatataaattacaataaaaattcaaatataattattatacAACAAATATAATTTTAATAAGAAATCCCGATTAAGTACTTAGGGGTCCGGATTAACAAAGGGTGCAGACAATCCCAAATTAGGGAAGATGTTATTAAATCATGTCAATCTAAatcaaaaaattggaaaaatagatGGCTGACTCAAGCAAGTAGAATTACCATGATCAAATCAGTTCTAGCGGCCATTCCAATATACAACATGTCATGTTTCAAAATGTCATTCGCTGTTGGAAAAAGTCTGAATAATTTACTAAAGAATTTTGTGTGGGAAGGAGCTAAAGACAACAAGAAAATTCCGCTTATCAATTGGGACACTCTATGCCTTATGAAGGAAGATGGGGGTGCTAGCCTTAGGAAAATGGAATTACAAAACTCTGCTCTTGATGCTAAGTTGTCCTGGAAAATGTGTAAGGAACCCCAAAAAATATGGTCCAGGTTGTTCCAAAAGAAGTATCTAGATTCAGAAGACACTAATCGAATTCTCACTGTGGCAAATACTGAAAGAGGCTCAGCTATGTGGAACTTCTTATGGGATTGCAAACACATTATCACAGACCATATCTTATGGCAAATTGGTAATGGTAACACTGCTTTGTTTTGGAGAGACTCATGGGACGGGTTTCCAGCTCTATCGGAATCCTTTGAAGATAAGAGGTGGGTAGACATGGTGGAAAATTGCATAGGGCAACATGTGTGCAACTACATGGAAAACCAAAGTGATCAGAATGGTCTGAGAATATGGAAGAAAATCAATGTTGGAAATCCCTCCTTATGTGAGAAGCTATGGAAAGCAATAAAAGATAGGAAAATACCGGAATCCGTCGAAAAAGACAACATAATTTGGTGTGCAGCAAAATCTGGGGTGTACAACTCCAAACTTGGGTATGAAGTTCAAAGACAAAGAGGCTCCAACAATACTTGGCAGCATAAACTATGTTGGAATCACAAAATACTTCCAAAAGTTGGGGCTTTTTTGTGGATTGCTCTACATACTAGAAATCTAATGGGTGATAGACTCAAAACTATTGGCATCTTGGGTCCCAATCGTTGTGTTATGTGCCGTGTAGATGAAGAATCAGCAAATCATCTACTATTCAGCTGTCCGGTGGTAGAATATTGTTGGAACTAGTTCCTTGAAAGAATAAATTGGGCTACGACCAAAAATGAAAGACTTTTTGACTTCATTCTCTCTTAGCCAAATAGACAGAAGTCAAAGTGGAGTGATCTATAAATGATTGGACAATCCATAATATTATGGcacatctggaaggaaaggaacaaaagaattttcaaagaatCATCACTGCCAAATCTCATACTTGTGGACAAAATAAAAACTGCAATAGAGGAAGTATTAAATGGAAAGAAACTAAAAGGTAGTCCAAAAATATACAATAATTGGGATGCATTAATGGAAAAATGGTGGGCTCTTAAAGAACCTCAATCATATGTTCCATCGACAAAGCATGTAGATAGAAACACAATTAGATGGAAGGCCCCTCCAAAGGATTGGACAAAATTAAATTTAGATGGTGCCAATAAGGGGAATCCTGGTGAATCTGGTATTGGAGCCATAATCCGAGATGAGCAGGGTAATATCCTTTATGATCTGTTTGGTGGCATTGGAGTTGCCATAAACAACAAAGCTGAGGTTCGTACACTTGAGGCAGGAATTCATCTTTGTATTAAGCAGGGACTCTCTTGAATCATAATAGAAGGAGATTCACAGATTATAATAAATGGAATCAGTCGGTCAAGTTTGCATAACTGGAAACTTAATAAAT encodes:
- the LOC131857802 gene encoding uncharacterized protein LOC131857802, with amino-acid sequence MIKSVLAAIPIYNMSCFKMSFAVGKSLNNLLKNFVWEGAKDNKKIPLINWDTLCLMKEDGGASLRKMELQNSALDAKLSWKMCKEPQKIWSRLFQKKYLDSEDTNRILTVANTERGSAMWNFLWDCKHIITDHILWQIGNGNTALFWRDSWDGFPALSESFEDKRWVDMVENCIGQHVCNYMENQSDQNGLRIWKKINVGNPSLCEKLWKAIKDRKIPESVEKDNIIWCAAKSGVYNSKLGYEVQRQRGSNNTWQHKLCWNHKILPKVGAFLWIALHTRNLMGDRLKTIGILGPNRCVMCRVDEESANHLLFSCPVVEYCWN